In Desulfotignum phosphitoxidans DSM 13687, a single window of DNA contains:
- a CDS encoding 30S ribosomal protein S1: protein MTEKFDDTPDQDDGEMSFEELFESYNDNLGQELAPGDMVEGKIISVGRTHVYIDTGTKSDGVVEKQELLDEKGEFPFQAGDVLTLYVVSLSESEIILSKAISGAGKVALLEDAVQNRTPVEGKVTEVIKGGFSVDILGKRAFCPVSQMDVNYVETPEDFVGQTLRFLVTRYEENGRNIVISRRSLLNEEIKAARQAFFADVSEGDTLQGKVIRLMPFGAFIELAPGVEGMAHISELSWSRVEKPDEVVKPGDTVLVKLLSITPQDGQDLPKISLSLKQTATDPWESVDAAFKPGDQVSGKVMRITNFGAFVEIAPGVDGLVHISEMSHTRRVTRPEEVVEKGQDVQVVIKSIDMDAKRVSLSIKDALGDPWTGISVRYKPGDIMDGRLEKRETFGLFIGLEPGVTGLMPVSVLRNAADAKSYDALKPGDAVQVLVQQVDEENRRISLAPPDQKDIEDWKQFAGNKKDKPLGTMERVLMEALNKKKK, encoded by the coding sequence ATGACGGAAAAATTTGATGACACCCCGGATCAGGATGACGGGGAAATGAGCTTTGAGGAACTTTTCGAATCCTATAATGACAATCTGGGCCAAGAGCTGGCCCCCGGGGATATGGTGGAAGGTAAAATCATATCCGTGGGCCGGACCCATGTGTATATCGATACCGGCACCAAAAGCGACGGGGTGGTGGAAAAGCAGGAACTGCTGGATGAAAAAGGTGAGTTTCCTTTTCAGGCCGGAGATGTGTTGACCCTGTATGTGGTGTCTTTGAGTGAGAGTGAGATCATCCTTTCCAAGGCCATTTCCGGGGCCGGCAAAGTAGCCCTTCTGGAAGACGCGGTGCAGAACCGGACCCCGGTGGAAGGCAAGGTGACCGAGGTGATCAAAGGGGGATTCTCCGTGGATATTCTGGGGAAACGCGCCTTTTGTCCGGTGAGCCAGATGGATGTCAATTATGTGGAAACCCCGGAAGATTTCGTGGGCCAGACCCTGCGGTTTCTGGTCACCCGGTATGAGGAGAACGGACGTAACATTGTCATCTCCCGAAGAAGTCTGCTCAACGAAGAGATCAAGGCGGCCCGGCAGGCGTTCTTTGCAGATGTGTCCGAAGGGGATACGCTTCAGGGCAAGGTGATCCGGCTCATGCCTTTTGGCGCGTTTATCGAGCTGGCCCCGGGCGTGGAAGGCATGGCCCATATTTCCGAACTGAGCTGGTCCCGGGTGGAAAAACCGGATGAAGTGGTGAAACCGGGAGATACCGTGCTGGTGAAGCTGTTGAGCATCACACCCCAGGACGGCCAGGATCTGCCCAAAATTTCTCTGTCCCTGAAACAGACCGCCACCGACCCCTGGGAAAGCGTGGATGCCGCGTTCAAACCCGGAGACCAGGTGAGCGGCAAAGTGATGCGAATCACCAATTTCGGGGCGTTTGTGGAGATTGCCCCGGGGGTGGACGGTCTGGTGCATATCAGTGAGATGAGTCACACCCGGCGTGTGACCCGGCCCGAAGAGGTGGTGGAAAAAGGGCAGGACGTCCAGGTGGTGATCAAGTCCATTGACATGGACGCCAAACGGGTGTCTTTGAGTATCAAGGATGCCCTGGGAGATCCCTGGACCGGGATCAGTGTCCGGTATAAACCCGGTGATATCATGGACGGCCGGCTGGAAAAAAGGGAAACCTTCGGTCTGTTCATCGGGCTGGAACCCGGGGTCACCGGCCTGATGCCGGTATCGGTCCTTCGTAATGCCGCAGATGCCAAATCGTATGATGCGCTCAAACCCGGGGATGCGGTTCAGGTCCTGGTGCAGCAGGTGGATGAGGAAAACCGGCGCATCTCCCTGGCACCGCCGGACCAGAAAGATATCGAAGACTGGAAACAGTTTGCCGGCAATAAAAAAGACAAGCCTTTGGGCACCATGGAACGTGTTCTTATGG